One genomic segment of Clostridium saccharoperbutylacetonicum N1-4(HMT) includes these proteins:
- a CDS encoding phage tail protein: MAENSIKIDTSIDTSSFEKGLKDLEDKVKGTLEETFVTPIAEKVLPSLDDMANALKKALGSDEISSKVQAIAESLGVFAESVNKVVEGALPELTDGLAWILDNNNAIVMGIVGIGTALKVFEAANLVMSLVEAFKLAEEATKGLTVAQWLYNLALDACGGTLGLTIGIIAGVVAAIVALWTTNEGFREFIIGSWTAISEAAATVWDSICLIFTETIPEAFNSLVEFFTETVPEFFGTLWETVYQLCSDGWNSVVAFFTETLPAFFGELWQSVAQSCSDGWNLIVVFFTEAIPAWIESIGAFLAELPNQMAYGLGEVLAIIVNWCVSTWEYLSTNVPLWIEGVVNFFAQLPTQIATWLDTTLTNLIAWGSNMLIAATTAAESMLTSIINFFMQLPTQIMAWLDATLTNLSTWGSSMLTAATTTAESIITSIVNFFMQLPTQVMTWLDSTLSNLVAWGGNMLSTATAAAGNVVTGIVNTISNLPSQMISIGSNIVDGIKQGIENAWDSMTGWIGGLCDSFVQGFKDNLDIHSPSRVFRDQIGKNIIKGIGVGIELETPNLEDQLDYNVSNLTDRLKASVGFETARTTAGIVASANKEAGANTQGITNNNDNGINVNIENFNGTDKQSVQELAQEIAFLSKRKLV, translated from the coding sequence ATGGCAGAAAATTCGATTAAAATTGATACGTCTATTGATACAAGCAGTTTTGAAAAAGGACTTAAAGATCTGGAGGATAAGGTAAAAGGTACTCTGGAGGAAACTTTTGTGACTCCCATAGCAGAGAAGGTTTTACCTAGCTTAGATGACATGGCAAATGCTTTAAAGAAGGCTTTAGGATCTGATGAAATATCTTCAAAAGTCCAAGCAATAGCTGAAAGTTTGGGAGTATTTGCGGAAAGTGTAAATAAAGTAGTTGAAGGTGCATTACCAGAACTCACTGATGGGCTTGCTTGGATTCTTGATAACAATAATGCAATTGTAATGGGGATTGTTGGAATTGGAACTGCTCTTAAAGTATTTGAAGCAGCAAACTTAGTTATGAGCTTAGTTGAAGCCTTTAAATTAGCAGAAGAAGCAACTAAAGGATTAACGGTGGCACAATGGCTATATAATTTAGCATTGGATGCCTGTGGAGGAACTCTAGGATTAACAATAGGAATAATTGCAGGAGTAGTAGCAGCTATAGTTGCATTATGGACTACAAATGAAGGCTTTAGAGAATTTATAATAGGTTCATGGACTGCAATTTCAGAAGCGGCAGCTACAGTATGGGATAGCATTTGTTTAATTTTCACAGAAACAATTCCAGAAGCTTTTAACAGCCTAGTTGAGTTTTTTACAGAAACAGTTCCAGAATTTTTTGGAACCTTGTGGGAAACCGTATATCAGCTATGTAGTGATGGATGGAATTCAGTAGTAGCTTTTTTTACAGAAACTTTACCTGCATTTTTTGGAGAGTTATGGCAAAGTGTAGCTCAATCATGTAGTGATGGTTGGAATCTTATTGTAGTTTTTTTCACAGAAGCAATACCAGCATGGATAGAATCTATAGGAGCATTCCTAGCAGAATTACCTAATCAAATGGCATATGGCTTAGGAGAAGTATTAGCAATTATAGTAAACTGGTGTGTAAGTACTTGGGAATATTTATCAACTAATGTGCCACTTTGGATAGAAGGGGTAGTTAACTTTTTTGCTCAGCTTCCAACTCAAATAGCTACTTGGTTAGATACAACCTTGACCAATTTAATAGCTTGGGGAAGTAATATGCTGATAGCAGCAACAACAGCAGCAGAAAGTATGTTAACTTCAATAATTAATTTTTTCATGCAGCTTCCAACTCAAATAATGGCTTGGTTAGATGCAACTTTGACAAATTTATCAACTTGGGGGAGTAGCATGCTTACAGCAGCAACGACTACAGCAGAAAGTATAATAACCTCAATAGTTAACTTTTTTATGCAACTACCAACTCAAGTGATGACTTGGTTAGATTCAACTTTAAGCAATTTAGTAGCTTGGGGGGGAAATATGCTAAGCACAGCAACAGCAGCAGCAGGAAATGTGGTTACAGGAATTGTTAATACAATTTCTAATCTTCCAAGTCAAATGATTTCAATTGGAAGCAACATAGTTGATGGTATAAAACAGGGGATTGAAAATGCATGGGATAGTATGACTGGGTGGATTGGAGGTCTGTGTGATAGTTTTGTACAAGGCTTTAAAGATAATTTAGATATACATTCACCTTCAAGAGTTTTCAGAGATCAAATAGGTAAAAATATAATAAAAGGTATTGGCGTTGGTATTGAGCTTGAAACACCGAATTTGGAAGATCAGTTGGATTATAATGTATCAAATTTAACTGATAGATTAAAGGCTAGTGTAGGTTTTGAAACTGCAAGGACTACTGCAGGAATTGTAGCATCAGCTAATAAGGAAGCAGGAGCTAATACACAAGGAATAACTAACAATAATGATAATGGAATAAATGTAAATATAGAAAACTTTAATGGAACAGATAAGCAGAGTGTACAAGAATTAGCACAAGAAATTGCATTTTTAAGTAAAAGAAAATTAGTATAG
- a CDS encoding phage tail family protein: MFIWNGISSDDMGVKVISLPPVSLSAENTKEITIEGRDGFLTEFKGYSGETKKVEADYFGDDPYSICSWLRGNGEVTFSNEEGFYYKARISNQIPLEQIIKNQMYNFLIQFRCQPFKYFISGRNKNIINSNGTILNNFGNHKALPIITIYGSGNITININGRAFTLSNLYDSITIASEIEEVLEGKGKLMEGDFPYFDPGKNIISWSGNVSKIEVTPNWRVI; encoded by the coding sequence ATGTTTATATGGAATGGAATAAGCTCTGATGATATGGGTGTTAAGGTGATATCTTTACCACCTGTTTCTTTAAGTGCTGAAAATACAAAGGAAATTACCATAGAGGGTAGAGATGGATTTTTAACAGAATTCAAAGGCTATAGTGGGGAAACTAAAAAAGTTGAAGCAGATTATTTCGGTGATGACCCGTATTCTATCTGTAGCTGGCTTAGAGGTAATGGAGAAGTAACTTTTAGTAATGAAGAAGGTTTTTATTATAAGGCAAGAATTAGTAATCAAATTCCTCTTGAACAGATAATAAAAAATCAAATGTATAATTTTCTGATACAATTTAGATGTCAGCCATTTAAGTATTTTATAAGTGGAAGAAATAAAAATATTATAAATTCCAATGGAACAATATTAAATAATTTTGGAAATCATAAAGCTTTACCTATTATAACTATTTATGGTAGTGGAAACATTACTATAAATATAAATGGTAGAGCTTTTACTTTATCTAATTTATATGATTCCATAACAATAGCCTCTGAAATAGAAGAAGTATTAGAGGGTAAAGGAAAATTAATGGAGGGTGATTTCCCATATTTTGATCCAGGTAAAAACATTATTTCTTGGAGTGGAAATGTTAGTAAAATAGAGGTTACTCCAAATTGGAGAGTGATATGA
- a CDS encoding phage tail spike protein — protein sequence MMIRLWESTEKNFKGNQWILSECTKCQITEIINGEFTLDLEYPLQDTKGISNYIVRGNIITCPMKDTRSEQQFRIRKVEKTSSKVIVYAETKLIADLRANRVRKMTIAGKTRKEAIQYILANTLEKNNFTVGNLDNNAISNVIVDVKEGSALEALIGKENSILGEYGGEFIINNNAIDIVDSRGSNDGFTISYGKNIASIKETIDDTDLVTVLIPKVGDLRLPEYYVESPKVNNYEKKYFKEIELKLKIWDGKGEKASNEVAEAEAYKIIRETCSKMFAEEKFDQINFNYSVDLVTLGKTEEYKEYAILENTSLGDLVEIKHRLLNLDLVGRINKTIYDVLSDKYIKLEIGFAKQDIADLINTTVKQIETAKQEVTLRVESMQNTLSTQIKLTEDTLRTEATNSKNQLQTSINQTASQIRQEALDTKNNLQSSITQNANKINAVVQGGNTQGSWELNKDAFKVAFSGASDGYTQINGDGITINDGKFRIRHDGETVFNVSKRGYARAVRGFEVSGNDEDTYCLIDSTGLEISNENGYTGRFEAHSSKTGLYIPDDLIASDLEVEDFCKVRGNLRVNEDLTVFGEKNCIQVTRNYGDRRISAYETTEYYFGDIGEGIIRNGECIVYIDDIFSECINTNISYQVFTQVYNGSVTKICRHENYFIVYGADETVFAWELKGKRKGYENNRLDESVIEINTKNKIEKILLEEGL from the coding sequence ATGATGATTAGACTGTGGGAGAGTACAGAAAAGAATTTTAAAGGTAATCAATGGATTTTAAGTGAGTGTACTAAATGTCAAATAACAGAAATAATCAATGGTGAATTTACTTTGGATTTGGAGTATCCTCTTCAAGATACTAAAGGAATCAGTAATTATATAGTAAGAGGAAATATAATTACGTGTCCTATGAAAGATACTAGATCTGAACAGCAGTTCAGAATAAGAAAAGTTGAAAAGACCTCAAGTAAAGTAATAGTTTATGCAGAAACTAAACTTATTGCAGATTTAAGAGCAAATAGGGTAAGGAAAATGACAATTGCAGGTAAAACAAGAAAGGAAGCTATACAGTATATTTTAGCTAATACTTTGGAAAAAAATAATTTTACTGTTGGAAATCTAGATAATAATGCAATTAGTAATGTAATAGTTGATGTTAAAGAAGGTTCTGCATTAGAAGCTTTAATAGGTAAAGAAAATAGTATTTTAGGTGAATATGGTGGAGAATTTATCATAAACAATAATGCAATAGATATAGTTGACAGCAGAGGTTCAAATGACGGATTTACTATTTCATATGGTAAAAATATAGCTTCTATAAAAGAAACTATAGATGATACAGACTTAGTAACTGTTCTAATACCAAAGGTGGGAGACTTAAGACTTCCAGAATATTATGTAGAATCTCCAAAGGTAAATAATTATGAGAAAAAATATTTTAAAGAAATAGAATTAAAATTAAAAATTTGGGATGGTAAAGGTGAAAAAGCTTCAAATGAGGTAGCAGAAGCAGAAGCTTATAAAATTATAAGGGAAACTTGTAGCAAGATGTTTGCCGAAGAAAAATTTGATCAAATTAATTTTAATTATTCAGTTGATTTGGTGACGCTTGGGAAGACAGAAGAGTATAAAGAATATGCTATTTTAGAAAACACGAGTTTAGGGGATTTAGTAGAAATAAAGCATAGGTTATTAAATTTAGATTTGGTTGGAAGGATAAATAAAACTATTTATGATGTATTGTCAGATAAATATATTAAGTTAGAAATTGGATTCGCAAAACAAGATATAGCAGATCTTATAAACACTACAGTTAAACAAATTGAAACTGCTAAACAAGAAGTAACTTTGAGAGTAGAAAGTATGCAAAATACTTTGTCTACTCAAATAAAATTAACAGAAGATACTTTAAGAACAGAAGCAACAAATAGCAAAAATCAGTTACAAACTTCTATAAATCAAACTGCTAGTCAAATAAGGCAGGAAGCTTTAGATACTAAAAATAATCTGCAATCAAGCATAACTCAAAATGCAAATAAAATAAATGCTGTAGTACAAGGCGGAAATACTCAAGGTTCCTGGGAATTAAATAAAGATGCTTTTAAGGTTGCTTTTAGCGGAGCTTCTGATGGTTATACTCAAATTAATGGTGATGGAATAACCATTAATGATGGTAAGTTTAGAATTAGACATGATGGAGAAACGGTTTTTAATGTAAGTAAGCGAGGTTATGCTAGAGCAGTAAGAGGTTTTGAAGTTTCAGGAAATGATGAAGACACTTATTGCTTAATTGACAGTACAGGCTTGGAGATATCAAATGAAAATGGTTATACAGGCAGATTTGAAGCTCATTCAAGTAAAACAGGATTATATATTCCAGATGATTTAATAGCTTCTGATTTAGAAGTTGAAGATTTTTGTAAAGTACGTGGAAATCTCAGGGTTAATGAAGATCTTACTGTTTTTGGTGAAAAAAATTGTATACAAGTAACTAGAAATTATGGAGACAGAAGAATAAGTGCATATGAAACTACAGAATATTATTTCGGGGATATAGGAGAAGGTATTATTAGAAATGGAGAATGTATTGTTTATATAGATGATATATTTTCTGAATGTATAAACACAAATATAAGTTATCAAGTTTTTACACAAGTCTATAATGGAAGTGTCACTAAAATATGTAGACATGAAAATTATTTTATAGTTTATGGAGCTGATGAAACAGTGTTTGCATGGGAACTTAAAGGAAAAAGAAAAGGTTATGAAAACAATAGATTAGATGAAAGTGTAATAGAGATAAATACAAAAAATAAAATAGAGAAGATATTGCTAGAGGAGGGGCTATAA
- a CDS encoding Ig-like domain-containing protein, with protein MKNYFKKFSIMFVMSLVLTLGFCVSAFAITDDGVVGTSNLNNTTNNSAVVGSKLAAPEKGWKRYDDSDSRIKYIGNWTNGTYPSYYNQKYHETNTVGSYCTFKFRGTQIRIMSSMILNRSKNITVKIDDNIVEPSSQYNNGTSEGIYLFYTKTGLSNIEHSVQVICNTTGIIGYMDIDAIDIDDTGKLIDPNESISLDKSTMNLTVGDTQQLTATTTPSAIGVTWKSSDPLIAIVDSNGKVTGIKEGSCNIIATTTDGSNLTTACAVSVIPKGTDPNPQPIDTEYITNIAHAKGTNTNNPGGEVTIIFHGTADTTLSVLKTADVKDVWIGDNFTYTLVITNTGTKTAKAVVVNDPAPSHIDFNVSGVTTTQGTVDSSSTSKNIIVNVGDIPPAGTVTIKIPATVIA; from the coding sequence ATGAAAAATTACTTTAAAAAGTTTAGTATAATGTTTGTAATGTCTTTAGTATTGACACTAGGATTTTGTGTTAGTGCTTTTGCTATTACTGATGATGGAGTTGTTGGAACTTCTAATTTAAATAATACAACTAATAATAGTGCAGTAGTTGGAAGTAAATTAGCAGCTCCAGAAAAAGGCTGGAAAAGATATGATGATAGTGATAGTAGGATAAAATATATTGGCAATTGGACTAATGGTACATATCCAAGTTATTACAATCAAAAATATCATGAAACAAATACAGTTGGTAGTTACTGTACATTCAAATTTAGAGGAACGCAAATTCGTATTATGTCATCAATGATACTAAATAGATCTAAGAATATAACTGTAAAAATTGATGATAACATTGTAGAACCTTCATCACAATACAATAATGGTACATCAGAGGGAATATATTTATTTTATACAAAAACAGGTTTATCAAATATAGAACATTCAGTACAAGTAATTTGTAATACAACTGGTATAATTGGCTATATGGATATAGACGCTATAGATATAGATGATACTGGTAAATTAATAGATCCTAATGAATCAATATCATTGGATAAATCAACAATGAATCTTACAGTAGGAGATACACAACAATTAACTGCAACAACAACTCCATCAGCAATAGGAGTAACATGGAAATCAAGTGATCCTTTAATAGCAATAGTGGATTCAAATGGTAAAGTTACTGGGATTAAAGAAGGTTCATGCAACATAATAGCAACAACAACCGACGGAAGTAATTTAACTACAGCATGTGCTGTATCAGTAATACCAAAAGGAACAGATCCAAATCCTCAACCAATAGATACAGAGTATATAACTAATATTGCTCATGCTAAAGGTACCAATACTAATAACCCTGGTGGGGAGGTTACAATTATATTTCATGGAACGGCTGATACTACATTGAGTGTATTAAAAACAGCCGATGTAAAAGATGTATGGATAGGAGATAATTTTACATATACTCTTGTAATAACTAATACTGGGACAAAGACAGCTAAAGCAGTAGTGGTAAATGATCCAGCTCCTAGTCATATTGATTTTAATGTTAGTGGAGTAACAACTACTCAAGGAACAGTTGATTCAAGTTCAACATCTAAAAATATTATAGTTAATGTTGGAGATATTCCACCTGCAGGAACAGTTACAATTAAAATACCTGCAACAGTAATAGCATAA
- a CDS encoding phage tail terminator family protein: MINELINLINNMLVENFPSTKVYLSKTEKDFIRPSFFIRYITSRQKDLNRNSYLNVITIKIIYFPPLDELMNVDLVSQNEVFDKMREIFSSGYIKVLDRAAKIRKLRGRTKNTEIHLKLKIDFTQDRSFNTPESPKADKVKFNF, encoded by the coding sequence ATGATTAATGAATTAATAAACTTAATTAACAATATGTTAGTTGAAAACTTTCCAAGTACAAAAGTATATTTATCAAAGACAGAGAAGGATTTTATAAGACCTTCTTTTTTTATTCGCTATATTACTAGTAGGCAGAAGGATTTAAATAGAAATAGTTATTTGAATGTAATAACTATAAAGATAATTTATTTTCCGCCACTAGATGAACTAATGAATGTGGACTTGGTATCACAAAATGAGGTTTTTGATAAAATGCGAGAAATTTTTAGCAGTGGGTATATAAAGGTTTTGGATAGAGCTGCAAAGATAAGAAAGCTAAGAGGTAGAACGAAGAACACGGAGATTCACCTAAAGCTTAAAATAGACTTTACACAAGACCGAAGCTTTAATACTCCTGAAAGTCCAAAAGCAGATAAAGTTAAATTTAATTTTTAA
- a CDS encoding phage tail sheath subtilisin-like domain-containing protein: MGEPSIQIVFKQAGITAIKRGERGAVVLILKDTMPATYSNPIKMETIDEIPEGLSDFSKEQIKLAMIGYQNPPKQVIAYIEKADAADYSEAQSYLETIKWDYVVVPGIGITVDGKPDTEANTTSRATDFATWIKQLRSTKDIKVKAVLPHCPADNEGVINFCTDDIKTANKTYTAAEYCSRIAGMLAGTPLTISATFAPLAEVIDVPHLKKEERDAAVDAGKLILFNDGKKVKIDRAVNSFVTTIENKGDDFKKIKIVDIMDLIHDDIKTTAEDSYIGKYPNDYDHKCLLITAINGYFEGLELDGLLDSSIEGQNKAEIDLEAQKVYLKSQGTDLSSMKDQEIKESNTGSQVFLKGQAVILDAIEDIKFQIYI; this comes from the coding sequence ATGGGAGAACCATCAATACAAATTGTATTTAAGCAAGCAGGTATTACTGCAATTAAAAGAGGAGAAAGAGGTGCAGTGGTACTTATTTTAAAAGACACTATGCCAGCAACCTATAGCAATCCAATTAAAATGGAAACTATAGATGAAATTCCAGAAGGGTTATCAGACTTTAGTAAAGAGCAAATTAAACTTGCAATGATAGGCTATCAAAATCCACCTAAACAAGTTATTGCTTATATAGAAAAAGCAGATGCAGCTGATTATTCAGAAGCTCAAAGCTATTTAGAAACTATAAAATGGGATTATGTAGTAGTTCCAGGGATTGGCATAACTGTAGATGGTAAGCCTGATACAGAAGCAAATACTACTTCAAGAGCAACGGATTTTGCTACTTGGATAAAACAACTAAGAAGTACTAAGGATATTAAAGTTAAAGCAGTGCTTCCACATTGTCCAGCAGATAATGAAGGAGTAATTAATTTCTGTACTGATGATATTAAAACTGCAAACAAAACTTATACAGCAGCCGAATATTGTTCAAGAATTGCAGGGATGCTTGCTGGTACACCACTAACTATTAGTGCTACTTTTGCACCACTTGCAGAAGTAATTGATGTGCCACATTTAAAGAAAGAAGAAAGAGATGCAGCAGTTGATGCTGGTAAATTAATCTTATTTAATGATGGAAAGAAAGTCAAAATTGATAGAGCAGTAAACAGCTTTGTTACTACAATTGAAAACAAAGGTGATGATTTTAAGAAAATTAAAATCGTAGACATTATGGATTTAATTCATGATGATATTAAGACAACAGCTGAAGATAGTTATATTGGTAAATATCCAAATGACTATGATCACAAGTGTTTACTTATTACTGCTATTAATGGATATTTTGAAGGTTTAGAATTAGATGGTTTACTTGATAGCAGCATTGAAGGACAAAATAAAGCTGAAATTGATTTAGAGGCTCAAAAGGTTTATTTAAAGAGTCAAGGAACAGATCTATCAAGTATGAAAGATCAAGAAATAAAAGAAAGTAACACAGGTTCTCAAGTATTTCTTAAAGGACAAGCTGTTATTTTAGATGCAATTGAAGATATTAAATTTCAAATATATATATAG
- a CDS encoding phage tail tube protein, producing the protein MPQAKQVINGTWGEVWINGEYVSEVSALQAKVTLTKVDVNFTRDLWKRSKVTGIEGKGTLKLHHVSSRMAILMKDNIKQGKQTVCTIISKLADPDALGAERVVLKDVTFDELTIADWEVKKNVEESLPFTFSGYDFLDMIEPQ; encoded by the coding sequence ATGCCACAAGCAAAACAAGTTATAAACGGAACATGGGGAGAAGTATGGATTAATGGAGAGTATGTTTCAGAAGTGTCAGCTCTTCAAGCAAAGGTTACCTTAACAAAGGTAGATGTTAATTTTACAAGGGATTTATGGAAGAGAAGCAAAGTAACAGGGATAGAAGGAAAAGGAACCTTGAAATTACATCATGTGTCATCAAGAATGGCAATTTTAATGAAGGATAATATTAAACAAGGAAAGCAAACAGTATGTACTATAATATCAAAATTGGCTGATCCAGATGCTTTAGGAGCAGAAAGAGTTGTACTTAAGGATGTTACTTTTGATGAGTTAACAATAGCAGACTGGGAAGTTAAAAAGAATGTTGAAGAATCACTTCCATTCACTTTTTCTGGTTATGATTTCTTAGATATGATTGAACCTCAATAA
- a CDS encoding phage tail assembly chaperone, whose protein sequence is MNLVEQLLKIDAGKIEIPSKEVKLKLAKLGNKEITFTCNAISMERYNEIQERVLQVDKKGNIQGFATAQAKIETVLAGVPELRSEELMKHFKAPTPKELMNKIFLPGEVDILADTISEISGVESTNKKEDIKNS, encoded by the coding sequence ATGAATTTAGTTGAACAATTATTAAAAATAGATGCAGGTAAAATAGAAATTCCATCAAAGGAAGTAAAGCTTAAGCTTGCTAAGCTAGGAAACAAGGAAATTACCTTTACTTGTAATGCAATTTCTATGGAGAGATACAATGAAATTCAAGAAAGAGTGTTACAAGTAGATAAGAAAGGAAATATTCAAGGTTTTGCTACAGCTCAAGCTAAGATAGAAACAGTTCTTGCAGGAGTGCCAGAGCTTAGATCAGAAGAACTTATGAAGCATTTTAAAGCTCCAACTCCAAAGGAACTTATGAATAAGATCTTCTTACCTGGTGAAGTTGATATTTTAGCAGATACTATAAGTGAAATTTCAGGAGTAGAATCTACTAATAAAAAAGAAGATATAAAAAACTCATAA
- a CDS encoding phage tail protein — protein MAFELDSALLKVVDGAQKAQKAIDSLSPVASKASESVKAISKAAESVDKLESSVKNTRDAIGNTTSAVSNFIQACTDNSGERSFENIGEKANDVVKSISNVSKTVKDMKTNFNNTKAEIENVKNSATNLYKAFASTDLGKKSIGFIGKQASKVAQKLPKSKGGKASVVLNKGGQVIGKAVDGVQKTKKAIEGLAPVASKATESVQAITKASESVGKVKSSFNDTKDAVGNVRTSVSDLMQTLTNNNGQRSIENIGQKAKEVVKSISNASKTVEDLATNFINAKDEIKNVKSTVSDLYTTFKNNDLVKKATGGIGKRASKVAQKIPKLNSAKGSNTAKSAGIGGKVSSVMNVAKQSMGKIGSLIPSVTAPLQGLAGSFGKIKGVVSKSFSSIFGIFTKLPLPLQIVIGVVGLLAVAFATNFGGIRDKVKAVVTFIQANMPKIKSIIQNVFKGIQAVWNFILKPVLTVAIQIFGKLISFVTANWPLIKQTITTVMTAIKTVITTVLNVVMSFWNAHGQTIKVVVGAVFNHIKLVITTVLAVITGVIKAVMQIINGNWSGAWNTIKETVSTVFNGAVDIVKNVINAISAVFKDIAKTALTWGKDMIMGIVDGIKGGVSYIEDAVKGVADKIRSFLHFSVPDQGPLELAA, from the coding sequence ATGGCGTTTGAACTAGATTCAGCATTATTAAAAGTTGTTGATGGAGCTCAAAAAGCTCAAAAGGCAATTGATAGTTTATCACCTGTAGCTTCAAAAGCATCAGAAAGTGTGAAAGCAATTTCTAAAGCAGCAGAATCAGTAGATAAACTTGAAAGTAGTGTTAAAAATACAAGAGACGCAATAGGAAATACAACCTCAGCTGTTTCTAATTTTATACAAGCATGTACAGATAATAGTGGGGAAAGATCCTTTGAAAATATTGGAGAGAAAGCTAATGATGTAGTTAAATCAATATCTAATGTATCAAAAACAGTTAAAGATATGAAAACTAATTTTAATAATACAAAAGCTGAGATTGAAAATGTAAAAAACAGTGCAACGAATTTGTATAAGGCCTTTGCAAGTACAGATTTGGGTAAAAAATCTATTGGTTTTATAGGAAAACAGGCTTCCAAAGTAGCTCAAAAACTTCCTAAATCAAAGGGAGGTAAAGCCTCAGTAGTCTTAAATAAAGGTGGACAAGTAATAGGAAAGGCTGTTGATGGAGTTCAGAAAACTAAAAAGGCAATAGAAGGTCTAGCACCAGTGGCTTCAAAAGCAACAGAAAGTGTACAAGCAATAACTAAAGCATCAGAATCAGTAGGGAAAGTTAAAAGCAGCTTTAATGATACAAAAGATGCAGTAGGAAATGTAAGAACTTCTGTTTCTGATTTAATGCAAACACTTACAAATAACAATGGACAAAGATCTATTGAAAATATTGGACAGAAAGCTAAAGAGGTAGTTAAATCAATATCCAATGCATCAAAAACTGTTGAAGATTTGGCAACTAATTTTATTAATGCAAAAGATGAGATTAAAAATGTAAAAAGTACGGTGTCAGATTTGTATACAACCTTTAAAAATAATGATTTGGTCAAAAAAGCTACTGGCGGTATAGGGAAACGGGCTTCCAAAGTAGCTCAAAAAATTCCTAAATTAAATAGCGCTAAAGGGTCAAATACTGCAAAATCAGCTGGAATTGGTGGTAAAGTCTCTAGTGTAATGAATGTAGCTAAACAATCGATGGGAAAAATTGGTTCATTAATTCCTTCTGTAACAGCACCATTACAAGGTCTAGCTGGAAGTTTTGGGAAAATTAAAGGTGTAGTTTCAAAGAGCTTTTCATCTATATTTGGAATCTTTACTAAATTGCCATTACCTCTTCAAATAGTAATTGGAGTAGTTGGACTACTCGCAGTTGCCTTTGCTACAAATTTTGGTGGAATAAGAGATAAAGTTAAAGCAGTAGTAACCTTTATTCAAGCTAACATGCCTAAAATAAAGAGTATAATCCAAAATGTATTTAAAGGAATTCAAGCAGTTTGGAACTTTATATTAAAACCAGTACTAACAGTTGCTATTCAAATTTTTGGGAAACTAATCAGCTTTGTAACAGCTAACTGGCCACTTATAAAGCAAACTATTACAACGGTTATGACAGCTATTAAAACTGTGATTACAACAGTTTTAAATGTAGTAATGTCTTTTTGGAATGCACATGGACAAACTATAAAAGTGGTAGTAGGTGCTGTTTTTAATCATATAAAGCTTGTTATTACAACAGTATTAGCTGTAATAACAGGAGTAATTAAAGCTGTTATGCAAATAATAAATGGAAACTGGTCAGGTGCCTGGAATACTATAAAAGAAACAGTCTCAACAGTATTTAATGGAGCTGTTGATATTGTTAAAAATGTTATAAATGCAATAAGTGCAGTATTTAAAGATATAGCAAAAACAGCACTTACTTGGGGAAAAGATATGATAATGGGTATTGTTGATGGGATAAAAGGAGGAGTAAGCTATATTGAAGATGCAGTTAAAGGCGTAGCAGATAAAATAAGATCCTTTCTTCACTTCTCAGTCCCAGATCAAGGACCGTTAGAATTAGCGGCTTAG